CGTAGGGCATGCAGATGGTGGCCTGGATGCCGATGCCGAGGAAGCTGGCGCCTTCCTCCTGGCCCAGCTCTCCGCGGACGTCGCGGATCACTAGCGGCTGGCCGCCGCGCATCGCCCTGGCGGCGGTGTCGCCGAAGCTGTCGAGGCTGTAGCTGCCGACAATGCTTTGCGCCCCGGCCGCCGACCAGTCCCCGCGGATGGCGAAGGCGTCCTGATCGACCTCCATGTCGGCATAGGCCACCACCGAAGCGTCCATATGCTCGCCCAGCAGCCGCGCGGTGACGGCCATGATGTCGTCGGGAGCGGCAAGGTCGTTGATCGCATGCGACAGGCGATCGAACAGGCCGAGGCGCTCGGCCCGGGCCTGCAACGCGCGCTCTGCGAGGACCTGGGTGGTGGTCTCGATCACGATCGCCAGCACGCCGGCGGGGCAGCCGTCGTCGCCAAGCACGGGCGAATAGTCGAGGTTCATGGCCACAGTCTCGGGCCGGCCATGGCGGTGAAGCACGAGTTCCTGGTTCTTGAACGACAGCGTGCCGCCGGCCAGCCCGACCTTCATGACATGATCGTTGAAGTCGGCGACCTCGGGCCAGCCTTCGCGCACCCGGCTTCCGAGCAGTTCGGGATGGCGACCGCCGGCGAATACCGAATAGCCGTCGTTGTAGAGCATGATTCCCTCGTCGCCCCACAGCATGACCATCGGGACGGGCGAGCGCAGCAGCAGGCCGGTCGCGGCCTTGAGGCTTTGCGGCCAGCGCTCCACCGGCCCCAGCGAGGAGGTCCAGTCACATGATTTGATGAGGGCGCCGCATTCGCCGCCGCCGTCGAGGAACGCTGGCATACCCTGTAATCGCTAGCGGAGCGGGAGCCGCGCGGAAAGAGCGACTTTCGCGGGGCGTGACTAATCGGCTAGTCGAGGGCGATGCCGCTCTACAGCCTTCATGACACCGGTCCGACGCTCGATCCCGGAAGCTGGGTCGCACCCAGCGCCGATCTGATCGGCGACGTCCGCCTTGCTGCCCGGGCGAGCGTGTGGTTCGGAGCGGTGATCCGCGCCGACAACACGCCGATCCTGATCGGTGAGGAAAGCAATATTCAGGACGGCGCGGTGTGTCACAGCGATCCGCACGCGCCGCTGACCGTCGGACGGCGCGTCACGGTCGGTCACCAGGCGATCCTCCACGGCTGTACGGTCGGCGATGGCGCCCTGGTCGGGATGGGGGCGCGGGTGCTGAGCGGCGCCGTCATCGGTCCGCGCTGCATCGTCGGGGCCGGCGCGCTGGTGCCCGAGGGCAAGAGCTATGAGGAAGGTCACCTGCTGGTCGGCGTGCCGGCCCGGATCGTCCGTCCGCTGACCGAGGCCGAACTGCAGATGCTCGAGTGGAGCGCGCTGCACTATGTCGAAAAGGCCGCCGCCTATGGGCAAGGGCTGCAGTTACAGGCCTGACACTTGAGCGGCGGTCGCGGCTGTCGCAGATTGCTTTCCATGATCAACATCCGCCCCTTCGCTTCGCTGGGCCACGCCGATCACGGCTGGCTCGATGCCCGCCACCATTTCTCGTTCGCCAACTATCATGATCCCAGCCGGATGGGGTGGGGCAAGATCCGGGTGTGGAACGACGACAAGATCGCCGGAAAGTCGGGTTTCCCGCCGCATCCGCACCGCGACATGGAGATCGTCACCTACGTCCGGACGGGCGCGATCACCCACCAGGACAGCCTCGGCAACAAGGGCCGGACCGGCGCGGGCGACGTCCAGGTGATGAGCGCCGGCAGCGGCGTCGTCCATGCCGAATACAACCTCGAGGACGAGGACACGACCCTGTTCCAGATCTGGATCGAGACCGACAAGCCCAATGCCAGCCCGGGGTGGGGCGCGATGCCCTTCCCGCGCGAGGCGCGCGACGGTGCGTTCCAGCTATTGGCGAGCGGCGGGCCGGACGATGGTGCGCTGACTATCAATGCCGATGCGCGGATAATGGGCGCGACGCTGAAGGGCGGGAGCCGGATCGCGCTCAAGGCCGATCCCGCGCGCCACCTGTACCTGGTGCCCTCGGCGCCGGTCCGCATCAACGGCGTCGCGGCCGGAGCGCGGGACGGGGTAGCGATCACCGGCGAGACGAACCTGCTGATCGAGGGTGACGAGGACGCCGAACTGGTGCTGGTCGACGCCCGCTGACCGACCGGGTGCTTGCAGCGCGGGCGGTGCTGGGCCAAGGGGGCGAGCAATCCCTCCTTCAGCATCGACCAGCTAGCGCCGACCCGTGACGCGTCACCTCCTTGTCCTCCTCGCCGGCCTCTGGCTGGGCCTTCCCGCGCCGGCGGCCGCGCAGAATAACGCTGCGCCGGCCAATGTCGTGGTGCCCGCGCCGCCGCCGCGCGAGGGAACGGTCGGTCCCGAGCAGCTGCGCGACTTCGCGCTGCCCGGCACCCGGCAGCCGAGCGCCCCGCCCACCCAGGCGCCGCGCCCGGCGCCGGCGCCCGCGGTAGCGCCGCCCCCGGTCCAGCGCACCACGCCGTCGCCGCCGGCCGCTGCCGTCCGGCCTGCGCCGGGCACCACCGAACGCGCAGCGCCCGCACGTGCCGCGGGGGAGACGGCGACGAGGGAAACCGATGCGGCTCCGGTCGCGACCTCCGTGGCTCCGCCGGTTCCCGAGACCACTGCAGTTGTTCCTTCCGATCCCGTGGCATCGCCGCAGGCCGGCACGAGGCTGCCTCCGATCGCTGTCACCCAGTCGGGTTCGCAGGCGTCTTCGCTGGTTCCGGGCTGGTGGCCATGGCTGCTGGTCGCGATCCTTGGCGGGGTCGGCCTTGCCCTGGTCTGGCGCCAGCGACGCCGGCCGGCGCTGGCGGGTTATGCCGACGATGAGTATGAGCGGGTCGCGGCGGAGCCGTCGCCTCGCCCCGATCCCGCGCCGGTGCCCCTGCCCAGGCCCACGCCGACACCCGAAGCGCTAGCCTTGCCGACCGGGCTGGTCACCACCCGCCTCCGCCAGCCGGCCAGGATGCCGGAAGCGCGCGCGCCGGCTGCCGCGCCGCCACCGCCCAGCGGGGGCGTCGTCAGCACGCGCCTGCGCGGCTGGATCGAGATCGACTTGGCGGTTCGCGAAATCCTGTTCGATGGCGAGGGAGCGATTTTCCGGGTCGACCTGGTCGTCGCCAATTCAGGCTCGTCCGCGGCGCGGGATATTGCCCTTGAAGCGGTGGCGACCAATGGCGGCGACGCGCAGGCCGCCGAGCTCGCGAATTTCTTCGCCCGCCCCGCCGCCCCGCGCACCGCGCTGGCGGAGCTGGGGCCACTCAGCGACGACATGATCAGCCACGAGCTGCGGATGCCGCGGGCGGCGATCAGGGCTTACGAATTGGGAGGAAAGCCGACCTTCGTGCCGGTGATCGCCGTCACCGCCGCCTACCGGGTCGGTTCGGGAGAAGGCCGCACCGGTGCCGCCTTCCTGGTCGGACGGACCGTCCAGGGGTCCGAGAAGCTGGCGCCGCTGCTGCTTCCGCCGGGTCCTGGACGACTGCTCGGGCTGGGCGTCAGGCGGCTCGACGAGGCTGTTCGGCGCTGACGGGCGTTGACAGCCACTCCCCCGGGCGGCATTGGCGCCCGGCCTGACCTCGTGGAGAGGTGGCCGAGTGGTTAAAGGCAGCAGACTGTAAATCTGCCCGCGCAAGCGTACGCTGGTTCGAATCCAGCCCTCTCCACCATCGCTCCGGCGACCAAAGCCGCGAAATGTCGCCGCTTGTCGCTAAGCGCGGAGCGAATCGCAAAGGATAGTCGGAGGTCCGATCCGGTTGTTCCGCTTTGTAACAGCAAGACTTGCGCTCTTGGTCAAAACTTCAACTTAAAGCCTCTGTTTTGGCTCTAACGGATACTGACGGTTTCTGTTACGCTTCAAAGATGATCCCGAATTCCAAGGCAGTTCGCGGGTCGACGGAGGGAGTTGAGCCGGTCGGGGGGCCGAGCTCTTCGCGCGGGGCCGATGAGGCTCGGGATCGTTGCGCTCGACTGAGCCGCGGTCAGCTCGAAGTGCTTCGCCTCGTCAATCGTCATCTCAGCTCGAAGGAGATTGCCGCCCAGCTCGGCATCTCCAGCCATACCGTCGATCAGCGTGTTCGCGGTGCGATCCGTATCCTCGGTGTCTCGCGCCGAAGCGAGGCCGCGCGCCTCGTCGACCTGTTCGACACGGCGGGCACGCCGGCCGTCGCCGCCACCGAAGGGCGAACAGGACCATATCAGCGTTTGATACATCAAGCGCCGGACATCGACGCCGGATCGGACCCAAGCCAGTCAGAGGGGGCGGTCAGTTCTCAGATTCGGCACGCTGATCGCACAAGGGGGACCGGGACGGGGCGTCTCGAAACCGAGCAGAGCGCGCTTCATTCCCGGTCTTCCTTGTTACCGTGGTCGACTTCGCAACAGGCCAGCAATAGCTGGGGCGTGGGACAAAGGCTGGCGGCGATCGTGACCATCGCGATCGTGTCCAGTTTCTCGGCGGGAATGCTGCTGGCGGGGCTGGAGAGCCTGACGCGGCTGCTGGTCCGCTAGGACGTCCCTCCTCTCTATTGCTGCTCAGTCAGTCAATCCGGGGGTCGGGGCCCCCGGTCAGGAGGCTTCATGCGCAGGCAAATCATCGAACAAACCGCATTCAACGTCGCCCAGCAGGTCCGGGCGGTCGAGGACAGTATCGAAGCGGCGCTCATCGAGCTCGCGGAACTTCAGAACCGCATGATCCGGGCCCGTTCGGTCGCCGGCGTGGGCATCGCCACCGGTCATGACGCGCTGGAGCAGATCGTGGTCTCGCTGCAGGGGCTGATCAGGGCCCGCGGCGGAATGGCGCACTGCCATGCGGCGCTGGTGACCGCCAAGCAGCATGTCCCCGGACTGCGCGCCGTGTCGTTCGGCGACGGCCAGGACTGCCCGCCGCTGCCGCAGACGGCAACCCTGCAGGTAGTAGCCTGATACCGATTCTCCTTTTTTCAGAGGGCGTTGCCGGTCCCCTTACCGGCGGCGCCCCTTATCCTGTCGGGAACTGCTGAGCGATGCGGGTCGTCGCCTTCTATCTCCTTCTGGCGGGCCTCATGGCCCTGACCTTCTGGCGCGGTCGCAGCGATGAACGAATCGCCGCCGGAGTGTGCGTCGGCGGGACGCTGCTGACGGTGCTGGTCGGCAATCGGCTGGCGGTCCACCATTCCTACTTCGATGTCGCCGCGTTTGTGGTCGATATGGGGGTGCTTGCCGCATTCCTGGCGATCGCCCTGCGGTCGACCCGCTTCTGGCCCTTGTGGGTCGCTGGGCTGCAGCTCACCACTACCAGCGTTCACCTGCTGATGTTACTGTCGCCGCAGCTTCCTGGCGGGATTTTCGGCGCGGCGCTGGCCTTCTGGTCCTATCCTATCCTGTTGCTGATCGGCATCGGCGCCTGGCGCACCCCCTTGATCGAACAATGGCGCGCCGCGTCCGACATTGCCTCGCGGCGGCCGATCACCTAGCCAGCGGAGCCATGCCGCTTCCGCCGCTCGTGCTTGCGCTGCTTGACGCGCTGGAGGAGCCGGCGCTGCTCGTGAGCGGCGAGCGGACCCAGGCAGCCAACGCCGCCGCCCGCGTCCTGCTGGGACGAGGTCTCGTCGACCAGGACGTCCGCTTCGCCATTCGCCAGCCCCATGCCCTCGACGCCATTCGCCATGGCCGGGCCGGGCGATTCGAGGTGGTCGGGATCGGCGGGGTCGATCGCAGCTTCGAAGTGGTGATTACCGAGCTTGGCGACGGGCTGTTGCTGGTGCGGCTGGTCGACCGTTCGGCCCGCCGCGCGGCGGAAAGGGCGCAGGTCGATTTCGTCGCCAACGCCAGCCACGAATTGCGCACCCCGCTCGCCGCCGTGCTCGGATTTTCGGAAACGCTGACGGACGAGGCGCCGCTGGCGGAGGGCATCCGGCGGCGATTTGGCCAGCAGATCCACAGCCAGGCGACCCGCATGATGGTGATCATCCGCGACCTGATGAGCCTGTCGCGGATCGAGGCCGACCGGTTCAGTGTGCCCGGCCACAGCGTCGCGCTGGAAGAGATCGCCCGCGAAGCGGTGAGCGCCGCGGCGCCGCTGGCCGACAGCCGGTCGTGCACGATCGAGTTCGACCCTGGCGAGGCGTCGGCGCTGGTGCGCGGGGATGCGCCGCAGCTTCGGCAGATGCTCGACAATCTGCTTGGCAATGCGGTGCGCTACGGCTGCGCGGGGACGGGCGGGCGGATCAGGGTCGCGCTGTCGAGCGAAGGTGAGTGGCATCGCCTTGGCGTGCGCGACTGGGGCGAGGGGGTGGACGCCCGGCATTTGCCGCGCCTGACCGAGCGCTTCTTCCGCGTCGATGCGGCGCGCAGCCGCGACGGCGGCGGAACCGGGCTGGGCCTCGCCATCGTCGCGCAGATCGTCGAGCGGCACCGCGGCCTACTCCAGATCCGGAGCACACCGGGCGAGGGAACCGAGGTCGAAGTCCGGCTTCCCCGCGCCTGAACCGGGGGCGTGTCATCAGCCTGTAACCTGCCGGTCACATGGGCTGCGGGACGGCGGGGCAAGAGGCGCCGGACCGGGCGTATCCGCCCACTGGAGACAAGAAGACAATGAGCAAGTTCTGGCTGGCAGTGCCGCTCGCGCTTGGGCTGAGCGCCTGCGGTGGCGGGTCCAACAATGCGGCTTCGCAGCTGAAGATCGTCGGTTCCTCGACGGTCTATCCCTTCACCACCGCGGTTGCCGAGGCCTTCCAGAAGGCCAATGCCGGGACCAGCGTGATCGTCGAATCGACCGGCACCGGCTCGGGCATCAAGCTCTTCTGCGAAGGCGTCGGGCAGAAGTTTCCCGACATGGTCAACGCCTCGCGCCAGATGAAGAAGAGCGAGTATGACGCCTGCGCCGCCGCCGGTGCCAAGCAGGTGGTCGAAGTGCCGATCGGGATTGACGGGCTGACCCTGATCGAATCGAACAAGGCCGCGCCGCTCAAGGTCACGCTGGCCGACATCTATGCCGCGGTCGCCGCCAACCCCTATGGCAAGGGGCCGAACAAGGCGCAGACCTGGAAGGACGTCAATCCGGCGCTTCCGGCGATCAAGATCCGCGTCATGGGCCCGCCGCCGACCAGCGGCACCCGCGACAGCTTTGCCGAACTGATGCTGACCAAGGGCTGCGAGAGCGATCCGGCGATGAAGGCGCTCAAGGCCAGCGACGAGGCGAAGCACAAGGACCTGTGCACCAAGGTGCGCGAGGACGGCGTGTTCGTCGAAGCGGGGGAGAACGACAATCTGCTGGTGCAGAAGGTCGAGGCCGATCCCGGAACCGTCGGCGTGCTGGGCTACAGTTTCCTCAGCGCGAACGCGGACAAGATCCGGCCGGTCGAGATCAATGGCGTGCTGCCGAGCGAGGCGACGATCCAGGACCTGTCCTACCCGGGTGCGCGCCGGCTCTACATCTACGTCAAGGGCGAGCATGCGGCGGTGAAGCCCGCGATCAAGGGCTTCCTGGCGCAGTTCGCCAAGGAGTGGAGCACCGGCGGCCTGCTCGAGAAGCGCGGGCTGGTGCCGTTCATCGGCGCGGACGCGCAGGCGGCCAATGCCGCCGCGACGAGCCTGACGCCGCTCGACGCGTCCAAGCTCAAGTAAGCGGATCGGCGCACCACCGCCATGAGCCTCGCTGTCGGCCTCCTGCTCGTCCTGTGCGTCGCCGCCGCCGCCTTTGTGCTTGCGCGCGGGCGGGCGACGGGGCTGCGTGTCGGCGGCGGGGCGGGGCGGCAGCGGCTCAACAGCCTGCCCTTCTACCATGGCGCCTACGCCTTCCTGTGGGCGGTGATCCCGGCGCTGCTGTTCCTTGCCGCCTGGGCGCCGATCCAGCAGGCGCTGATCACCGACGCAGTGATGTCGAGCCCGGCGGGGCAGGCGCTTCCGGACTTCGACCTCGCCCGCGATTCGATCCTGTCGGAGGCCCGCGCGGTGGCGAGCGGATCGTCCGACATCGCCTTCAATCCGCAGGCGCAGGCGCTGGTCCCGGTTTTCCAGGGAGCGACCACCCGTTTCTCGCTGATCGGCGGCGGGTTCGCGCTGCTGCTGGCGCTGGCCGGGGCGGGCTGGGCCTGGTCGCGGATCGGGATCGACCTCAGGGCCCGGGCCGGGGTCGAGAAATGGCTGATGGGGCTACTGGTCGCGGCCTCGATGATCGCGATCCTGACCACGTTCGGGATCGTCCTCTCGCTGTTGTTCGAGACCATGCGCTTCTTCCAGAAGGTGCCGGCGGCCGACTTCCTGTTCGGCACCAGCTGGTCACCGCAGGTCGCGATCCGGGCCGACCAGGCGGGCTCGTCGGGCGCGTTCGGCTCGGTGCCCCTGTTCTGGGGGACGGTGTTCATCGGCGCGATCATCGCCATGATCGTCGCGATTCCGCTGGGGCTGATGAGCGCGATCTTCCTGACGCAATATGCCCATGCGCGGATGCGCAAGGTGCTGAAGCCACTGCTGGAGATCCTCGCCGGCGTGCCTACGGTGGTCTACGGCTATTTCGCGGCGCTGACGGTGGCTCCGCTGGTCCGCGACCTCGGCCTCGGAATCGGGATCAGCAACGCGTCGAGCGAAAGCGCGCTGGCCGCGGGCCTGGTGATGGGCGTGATGATCATCCCGTTTGTCAGCTCGATGGCCGACGACAGCATTGCCGCGGTGCCGCAGGCGATGCGCGACGGTAGCCTGGCGCTGGGCGCCACCCGGTCCGAGACGATCCGCAAGGTGATCCTGCCCGCCGCGCTGCCCGGCGTGGTCGGCGGCGTCCTGCTGGCGGTCAGCCGGGCGATCGGCGAGACCATGATCGTGGTGATGGCGGCGGGCCTGTCCGCCAACCTCACCGCCAACCCGTTCAACAGCGTCACCACCGTCACCACACAGATCGTCCAGCTGCTGACCGGCGACCAGGAGTTCGACAGCCCCAAGACGCTGGCCGCCTTCGCGCTGGGCCTGGTGCTGTTCCTGGTGACGCTCGTCCTCAACCTCATCGCGCTGCGGGTCGTCCGCAAGTATCGGGAAGCGTATGAATAAGCCGTCCAACCGCTGGTCGAGCGAGGCGATGACCCGCCGGGTCGGCCGCCGCTACGCCGCCGAGCGCCGGTTCAAGGCGCTGGGACTGGTGGCGGTGCTGGTCAGCCTGGCCTTCCTCGCCTTCCTGCTGATCACGATGACCGTGCGCGGGATCGGCGGGTTCAGCGAAACCTTCCTCACCGCCAGCGATGCGACCGACCCGGCCGCGGTCGGGGTGTGGGGCGCGCTCAAAGGCTCGTTCCTGACCATCGCGGTGACGATGGCGCTGGCCTTTCCGGTCGGGGTGCTGGCGGCGGTCTATCTGGAGGAATTCGCCAAGCGGAACCGCTGGAACGACTTCATTGAGGTCAGCATCAACAACCTCGCCGCGGTGCCGTCGATCATCTTCGGCCTGCTGGGGCTTGCGGTGTTCCTCAACACGCTGCAGCTGCCGCGCTCGGCCGCGCTGGTCGGGGGCCTGACGCTGGCGCTGATGACCATGCCGGTCATCGTCATCGCCGGGCGCAACGCGATCAAGGCGGTGCCGCCGTCGATCCGCGATGCGGCGCTGGGGGTCGGCGCGTCGAAGATGCAGGTGGTGTTCCACCATGTCCTGCCGCTTGCCCTGCCCGGGATCATGACCGGAACCATCATCGGGATGGCCCGTGCGCTGGGCGAGACTGCACCGCTGCTGATGATCGGGATGCGCGCCTTCATCGCCACGCCGCCGGGCGGGCTGGTCGATCCAGCCACCGTGCTTCCGGTGCAGATCTTCCTGTGGTCGGACGAGGTCGACCGCGCGTTCGTCGAGAAGACGAGCGCGGCGATCATCGTCCTCCTGCTGTTCATGCTGCTGATGAACGGTCTCGCCATCTATCTTCGCAACCGCTTCGAGCGCCGCTGGTAAGGCCGCCTGACATGAACGACGAAAAAGAACCCCTTCTGACCAATTCGACGGTGCCGTTTCCGTCGACCGCGATCGCGCGCGAAGCAGCGGAAAAGGACGTGCTGGCGCCGGACCTGCGGCCCGAAGTGCCGACCCCGACTGCGACCGAAGGCGGACGGACGATTGTCCCGGGCGATGCCGACATCGCCACGACGCCGAAGATGCGCGCGGAGGACGTGCGGGTGTTCTACGGCGAGAAGGAAGCGCTGAAGGGCGTGTCGATCGAGGTCCACGACGACAAGGTGACCGCCTTCATCGGTCCGTCGGGCTGCGGCAAGTCGACCTTCCTGCGCTGCCTCAACCGGATGAACGACACCATCGCGGGCGCGCGGGTGACCGGCACGATCACGCTCGACGGCGAGGACATCACCGCGCCCGAGATGGACGTGGTGCAGCTGCGGGCGCGGGTCGGCATGGTGTTCCAGAAGCCCAACCCGTTTCCCAAGTCCATCTTCGAGAATGTCGCCTACGGCCCGCGCATCCACGGGCTGGCCGACAACAAGGACGAGTTGGAGGCGATCGTCGAGAAGAGCCTGCGCCGCGCGGGCCTGTGGGACGAGGTCAAGGACCGGCTGACCGAGAGCGGGACCGCCTTGTCGGGCGGGCAGCAGCAGCGGCTGTGCATCGCGCGGGCGATCGCGGTCGATCCGGAAGTCATCCTGATGGACGAGCCCTGCTCGGCGCTGGACCCGATCGCGACCGCCAAGATCGAGGAGCTGATTCACGAGCTGCGCGGGCGCTATGCGATCGCGATCGTCACCCACAACATGCAGCAGGCGGCGCGGGTCAGCCAGCGGACCGCCTTTTTCCACCTTGGTGAGCTGATCGAATATGGCAAGACCAAGGAGATCTTCACCAACCCGCGCGAGCAGCGCACCCAGGATTATATCACCGGCCGCTACGGCTGAGAGGGACGGTATACGTGGCTAGCCAAGGACATACGCTCAAGGCGTTCGACGAGGATCTCGACCGGCTGCGCGCGCTCATCACCGAGATGGGCGGGCGGGCCGAGCATGCCATCATCGAGGCGATGCGCTGCCTTTCAGAACGCGACGGAGACGCCGCGATCAAGGTCATCGAGGATGACAAGAAGATCGACGAGCTGGAGGCCGAGACCGAGCGCCGGGTGATCCAGCTGATTGCGCTTCGCGCGCCGATGGCCGGCGACCTGCGCGACGTGGTCGCGGCGCTCAAGATCTCGGGCGTGGTCGAGCGGATCGGCGATTATGCCAAGAACATCGCCAAGCGCGTGCCCGTGCTGGAAGGCGCGAACAAGATCGAGCCGCTGTCGCTGCTGCCCGAAATGGCGCGGATCGCGGTCGGCATGGTGCACGACGTCCTGAACGCCTTCGTCCAGCGCGATGCCAAGGCGGCGCTCCAGGTGTGCGAGCGCGACAAGGCGGTCGACGATTTCTACGACAGCATCTTCCGCACGCTGCTCACCCACATGATGGAAAACCCTCACAACATCGGCCAGGCGGCGCACCTGCTGTTCGTCGCCAAGAACCTCGAGCGGGTCGGCGACCACGCCACCAACATTGCCGAGATGGTCTATTACGCCGCGACCGGGCAGCAGATGGCCGATCGCGTGAAGGGTGCCGAGGCGGTGTCGCTCTGATGGCCTCGCGCGGCCGCCTCCTGCTGGTCGAGGATGATCGCTCGCTGGCCGAGCTGATCACCTTTCATTTCGAGCGCGAAGGCTATGTCGTGGAGCGCACCGGGGACGGCGAGGAAGCGCTGATCCTGGCCGAGGAGATCCGCCCGGACCTGATGGTCCTCGACTGGATGATCGAGGGGATCAGCGGGATCGAGGTGTGCCGGCGGCTGCGGCGGCGGCCGAGCACCGCCAACCTGCCGATCCTGATGCTGACCGCGCGCGGCGAGGAGGACGACCGCGTCCGCGGGCTCGAGACCGGCGCCGACGATTACATCACCAAGCCCTTCAGCCCCAAGGAGCTGGTGGCGCGCGCCGCCGCGGTGCTTCGCCGGGTGCGTCCGGCGTTGGCGGCCGAGACGCTGGACTATGCCGGGCTGGAGATGGACCTCACCGCCCACCGGGTGAAGCGCGAGGGCAAGACGCTGTCGCTGGGGCCGACCGAATATCGTCTGTTGCGGCACTTCCTGGAGAATGCCGGGCGGGTGTTCTCGCGCCAGCAGCTCCTGGAGACGGTGTGGCCGCACAGCGAGGAGATCGAGCTTCGCACGGTCGACGTCCACATCCGCCGCCTGCGGCTGGCGCTGGGCGAGCCCGACCTGATCCGCACGGTGCGCAGCGCCGGCTATGCGCTGGATGCCGAAGGCTCCGCCTGAGCCTTATGCCGCGATCAGCGCGACCAGGCTGGCGGTGATGCTGAGCAGGACGGCAATGACGATCAGCGCGACGCGGGTGCCGCGCGCCTTGGCACTGGCCACTGCGGTCTCATCCAGCCAGTAGCGCCCGGCGCCGGCCGAGCGGACCTGCCCGCGCTTGATCAGCCCCGCGAGGAGCTTGTCGGTGCCCTTGGCCGACAGATCGAGCGGGATGGCGGTGCGCGCGCTGGTTGCCCCGCCTTTCCTCAGCGGACCGGTGATGTGGGTGTCGGTCAGCGCCTGCTGCTGCGCGGCGGCGGCGATCAGGGCGGCGTTGATAGCGGGATTGACCATCGCGCGATCCTAACGGAACCGCGCGCCTCTCCCAAGCGATTCAGGCACGAAACGATCTTCAGGAGCAAGACGCCATGGCCGCTCGTCCCAGCTGGCGCGGACAGATCCGCCTCGCACTCGTCTCGATCCCGGTCGAGATCTTTCCCGCGTCCAAATCGGGCGCGAGTATCTCCTTTCACCAGATCCACGAGCCGAGCGGCAAGCGCATCAAGTATGAAAAGGTCGCGCCGGGTGTGGGTCCGGTCAGCGCCGACGACATCGTGAAAGGGTTCGAGATTTCGAAGGGCGAATATGTCCTGCTCGAGCCCGAGGAGATCGAAAGCGTCAAGCTGGAGAGCCGCAAGACGCTGGAGCTGGCGCAGTTCGTCGATGCCGACGAGATCGACGCGTTGTATTACGAGAAGCCCTATTTCGTGGTCCCGGCGGACGACTTGGCGGAAGAAGCGTTCATCGTCCTGCGCGAGGCGCTTCGACGGGCCCGCAAGGTTGGAATCGGGCAACTGGCGATGCGCGGGCAGGAATATGTCGTCGCGATCAAGCCGTGCGGGCGCGGGATCCTGATGGAGACGCTGCGCTATGCCGACGAGCT
Above is a window of Sphingomonas glaciei DNA encoding:
- a CDS encoding gamma carbonic anhydrase family protein; this encodes MPLYSLHDTGPTLDPGSWVAPSADLIGDVRLAARASVWFGAVIRADNTPILIGEESNIQDGAVCHSDPHAPLTVGRRVTVGHQAILHGCTVGDGALVGMGARVLSGAVIGPRCIVGAGALVPEGKSYEEGHLLVGVPARIVRPLTEAELQMLEWSALHYVEKAAAYGQGLQLQA
- a CDS encoding pirin family protein; protein product: MINIRPFASLGHADHGWLDARHHFSFANYHDPSRMGWGKIRVWNDDKIAGKSGFPPHPHRDMEIVTYVRTGAITHQDSLGNKGRTGAGDVQVMSAGSGVVHAEYNLEDEDTTLFQIWIETDKPNASPGWGAMPFPREARDGAFQLLASGGPDDGALTINADARIMGATLKGGSRIALKADPARHLYLVPSAPVRINGVAAGARDGVAITGETNLLIEGDEDAELVLVDAR
- a CDS encoding helix-turn-helix domain-containing protein; this translates as MIPNSKAVRGSTEGVEPVGGPSSSRGADEARDRCARLSRGQLEVLRLVNRHLSSKEIAAQLGISSHTVDQRVRGAIRILGVSRRSEAARLVDLFDTAGTPAVAATEGRTGPYQRLIHQAPDIDAGSDPSQSEGAVSSQIRHADRTRGTGTGRLETEQSALHSRSSLLPWSTSQQASNSWGVGQRLAAIVTIAIVSSFSAGMLLAGLESLTRLLVR
- a CDS encoding sensor histidine kinase codes for the protein MPLPPLVLALLDALEEPALLVSGERTQAANAAARVLLGRGLVDQDVRFAIRQPHALDAIRHGRAGRFEVVGIGGVDRSFEVVITELGDGLLLVRLVDRSARRAAERAQVDFVANASHELRTPLAAVLGFSETLTDEAPLAEGIRRRFGQQIHSQATRMMVIIRDLMSLSRIEADRFSVPGHSVALEEIAREAVSAAAPLADSRSCTIEFDPGEASALVRGDAPQLRQMLDNLLGNAVRYGCAGTGGRIRVALSSEGEWHRLGVRDWGEGVDARHLPRLTERFFRVDAARSRDGGGTGLGLAIVAQIVERHRGLLQIRSTPGEGTEVEVRLPRA
- a CDS encoding substrate-binding domain-containing protein translates to MSKFWLAVPLALGLSACGGGSNNAASQLKIVGSSTVYPFTTAVAEAFQKANAGTSVIVESTGTGSGIKLFCEGVGQKFPDMVNASRQMKKSEYDACAAAGAKQVVEVPIGIDGLTLIESNKAAPLKVTLADIYAAVAANPYGKGPNKAQTWKDVNPALPAIKIRVMGPPPTSGTRDSFAELMLTKGCESDPAMKALKASDEAKHKDLCTKVREDGVFVEAGENDNLLVQKVEADPGTVGVLGYSFLSANADKIRPVEINGVLPSEATIQDLSYPGARRLYIYVKGEHAAVKPAIKGFLAQFAKEWSTGGLLEKRGLVPFIGADAQAANAAATSLTPLDASKLK
- the pstC gene encoding phosphate ABC transporter permease subunit PstC — translated: MSLAVGLLLVLCVAAAAFVLARGRATGLRVGGGAGRQRLNSLPFYHGAYAFLWAVIPALLFLAAWAPIQQALITDAVMSSPAGQALPDFDLARDSILSEARAVASGSSDIAFNPQAQALVPVFQGATTRFSLIGGGFALLLALAGAGWAWSRIGIDLRARAGVEKWLMGLLVAASMIAILTTFGIVLSLLFETMRFFQKVPAADFLFGTSWSPQVAIRADQAGSSGAFGSVPLFWGTVFIGAIIAMIVAIPLGLMSAIFLTQYAHARMRKVLKPLLEILAGVPTVVYGYFAALTVAPLVRDLGLGIGISNASSESALAAGLVMGVMIIPFVSSMADDSIAAVPQAMRDGSLALGATRSETIRKVILPAALPGVVGGVLLAVSRAIGETMIVVMAAGLSANLTANPFNSVTTVTTQIVQLLTGDQEFDSPKTLAAFALGLVLFLVTLVLNLIALRVVRKYREAYE
- the pstA gene encoding phosphate ABC transporter permease PstA, whose protein sequence is MNKPSNRWSSEAMTRRVGRRYAAERRFKALGLVAVLVSLAFLAFLLITMTVRGIGGFSETFLTASDATDPAAVGVWGALKGSFLTIAVTMALAFPVGVLAAVYLEEFAKRNRWNDFIEVSINNLAAVPSIIFGLLGLAVFLNTLQLPRSAALVGGLTLALMTMPVIVIAGRNAIKAVPPSIRDAALGVGASKMQVVFHHVLPLALPGIMTGTIIGMARALGETAPLLMIGMRAFIATPPGGLVDPATVLPVQIFLWSDEVDRAFVEKTSAAIIVLLLFMLLMNGLAIYLRNRFERRW
- the pstB gene encoding phosphate ABC transporter ATP-binding protein PstB, with the translated sequence MRAEDVRVFYGEKEALKGVSIEVHDDKVTAFIGPSGCGKSTFLRCLNRMNDTIAGARVTGTITLDGEDITAPEMDVVQLRARVGMVFQKPNPFPKSIFENVAYGPRIHGLADNKDELEAIVEKSLRRAGLWDEVKDRLTESGTALSGGQQQRLCIARAIAVDPEVILMDEPCSALDPIATAKIEELIHELRGRYAIAIVTHNMQQAARVSQRTAFFHLGELIEYGKTKEIFTNPREQRTQDYITGRYG